Proteins from one Bufo gargarizans isolate SCDJY-AF-19 chromosome 8, ASM1485885v1, whole genome shotgun sequence genomic window:
- the PTX4 gene encoding pentraxin-4 has translation MMMGSGGNMCRSLLVFFVLCLPGVFMEQTRLLEQRKPFFERFRRLEEQFRRFQDVTLTRLQGIAENYNISYNIDARFHHIHNQQQSLAENFNATNEVTQAELNGIKFWLKKIQKKTKKLDLKFSTLEQAVAERNKQLNKENKVRDVTVANLTSALSGQKRIIYQLVKDKSALQKGMEMLRESVERQGGKIVDLEMELQNMHQNEIMPPSALMAPQVMNRTPETRQEVPSQTDSEPKTAQQRMVKLQGKHNQMKKLQEDLMTTIGKMSPMAAQHREETRTLGPTKEKTTRLQTTRAPPSVTLAPHQNHKTTQYEDQETDDHITSNVIQISALRGNVTKDDSPPGGIKAPNVQSTRKPPQVTEAPEPEEKTTKVPATLCNVDSMLIFPNSSTENFATFGKGLREPLHELSICSWVKTNVSYVGTILSYATEENDNKLVLHGRHGATYDSLHFVIGDPAFRELPLVPLADGSWHHTCFIWSSIQGKYWFYVDRRLIAIGSKFQKGYEIPPGGSLVLGQEQDTLGGGFDSSEAFVGHLAGFAMWNRALTPGEVSGIATGKGLPRGTILTIADASSLHGSVERVDCTCLEHCL, from the exons ATGATGATGGGGTCAGGTGGCAACATGTGCAGATCACTATTGGTTTTCTTCGTCCTGTGTCTTCCAGGCGTCTTCATGGAACAGACCCGTCTTCTAGAACAGAGGAAGCCTTTCTTTGAACGTTTTAGACGGTTGGAGGAGCAG TTTCGTCGCTTTCAGGACGTCACCTTGACCCGTCTACAAGGAATCGCTGAAAACTACAACATTTCTTACAACATTGACGCCCGCTTCCATCATATTCACAACCAGCAGCAATCACTGGCCGAAAACTTCAACGCCACCAACGAGGTGACGCAGGCCGAGCTAAATGGCATCAAATTCTGGCTGAAAAAGATTCAGAAGAAAACCAAAAAGTTGGACTTGAAGTTCTCCACCCTGGAACAGGCCGTGGCAGAGAGAAACAAGCAGCTAAACAAAGAGAACAAAGTTCGAGACGTCACTGTGGCCAACCTGACGTCGGCCCTCAGCGGCCAGAAGAGGATCATCTACCAGCTGGTGAAGGACAAGAGCGCGTTACAGAAGGGGATGGAGATGCTCCGCGAGTCTGTGGAAAGACAAGGAGGCAAAATAGTGGATTTGGAGATGGAGTTGCAGAATATGCACCAAAATGAGATCATGCCACCAAGTGCTTTGATGGCACCACAAGTGATGAACCGGACCCCTGAAACCAGACAAGAGGTTCCATCACAGACCGACTCTGAACCTAAAACTGCCCAACAACGCATGGTAAAGCTCCAGGGCAAACATAATCAGATGAAAAAGTTGCAAGAAGACCTGATGACCACCATCGGTAAGATGTCCCCCATGGCAGCTCAACATAGAGAGGAGACCAGGACGCTCGGTCCAACCAAGGAAAAGACAACTCGTCTCCAAACTACAAGGGCACCACCAAGTGTGACACTGGCCCCGCACCAGAACCACAAAACTACCCAGTATGAAGACCAGGAGACGGATGACCACATCACTAGTAATGTCATCCAGATTTCAGCCTTAAGAGGAAATGTTACCAAGGATGACAGTCCTCCTGGAGGGATCAAAGCTCCAAATGTACAAAGTACAAGGAAGCCACCACAAGTCACAGAGGCCCCAGAACCAGAAGAGAAGACCACCAAGGTCCCAGCAACAC TCTGTAACGTGGATTCTATGCTCATTTTCCCCAATTCTTCCACGGAGAACTTCGCAACATTCGGTAAGGGATTGAGGGAACCCTTGCATGAACTCTCCATCTGCAGCTGGGTGAAGACTAATGTAAGCTACGTAGGCACCATCCTTTCATATGCaacagaagagaacgacaacaaGCTGGTTCTTCATGGCAGACATGGTGCCACCTATGACTCTCTTCACTTTGTCATTGGAGACCCGGCTTTCCGAGAACTGCCGCTTGTCCCACTGGCAGATGGCAGTTGGCACCACACCTGCTTCATCTGGTCCTCCATCCAAGGCAAATACTGGTTCTATGTTGACCGCAGGTTAATTGCTATTGGCTCCAAATTCCAGAAAGGTTATGAGATCCCTCCTGGAGGATCTTTAGTTCTTGGCCAAGAACAGGACACATTGGGTGGTGGCTTTGACAGCTCGGAAGCTTTCGTTGGACACTTGGCAGGATTTGCAATGTGGAATAGAGCTTTAACACCTGGAGAAGTCTCTGGTATTGCCACTGGTAAAGGCTTGCCAAGAGGTACCATCTTAACCATTGCTGATGCCTCCTCGCTTCATGGTTCAGTGGAGCGGGTGGACTGTACCTGTCTGGAGCACTGTCTGTAG